The Dictyoglomus sp. region TGATATTTTTGTAACAAATCCTAAGATTTTAAAAGAAGGAATAGAAAAGGGAATTGGTAATGCAATTTTGATTAAAGTTAATCAAATTGGAACTTTAACAGAAACTTTGGATACTATAAGATTAGCTCAGCAATCAGGATATAAAACTATTATCTCTCATCGCTCAGGAGAAACAGAGGATACATTTATTGCGGATTTATCAGTAGCAGTAAACAGTGGACAAATTAAGACAGGTTCAGCAAGTAGAACTGATAGAATTGCAAAATATAATCAATTATTGAGAATTGAAGAAGAATTAGGAGAATCTGCAGTATACAAAGGAATATTGAATTTTAAAAGGTAAAAAAACTTGGGGGTAGACTGTAGTCTACCCCCTTTTTATCCATGAAGAAAAGAGAAATTTTTATAATTTTCTTTATTTTTCTTTTAAGTATATTCCTTTGGATTTTAAATAAGAATTCATCTTTACCGTTATATATAGTTGTAGAAGTAAACAACAAGGAAATATCCAAGATAGATATAAATACTTTAAAATCAAGAAGAGAATTCTTAGTAAATGGAATATTAGGAAAAAGCTATTTTGAATATAACCCCCAAAAGGGTATAAAAATGATTTCTTCTCCATGTCCTGATAAAATATGTATAAAGCAGGGTTGGATAAATAAAATAGGAGAAACTATTGTTTGCTTACCTAATAGAGTAGTTCTGAGATTAGAAGG contains the following coding sequences:
- a CDS encoding NusG domain II-containing protein; translation: MKKREIFIIFFIFLLSIFLWILNKNSSLPLYIVVEVNNKEISKIDINTLKSRREFLVNGILGKSYFEYNPQKGIKMISSPCPDKICIKQGWINKIGETIVCLPNRVVLRLEGRK